Proteins encoded by one window of Microcebus murinus isolate Inina chromosome 2, M.murinus_Inina_mat1.0, whole genome shotgun sequence:
- the HAPLN2 gene encoding hyaluronan and proteoglycan link protein 2 isoform X1, whose translation MPGRLTLPTLCLFLLPWACTVFHRAQGDPASHPGPHYLLPPIHEVIHSHRGATATLPCVLGTSPPSYKVRWSKVEPGELRETLILITNGLQARGYGPLGGRARMRRGHRLDASLVIADVRLEDEGRYRCELINGIEDESVALTLRLEGVVFPYQPSRGRYQFNYYEAKQACEEQDGRLATSAQLYQAWTEGLDWCNAGWLLEGSVRYPVLTARAPCGGRGRPGIRSYGPRDRKRDRYDAFCFTSALAGQVFFVPGRLTLSEAHAACGRRGAVVAKVGHLYAAWKFSGLDQCDGGWLADGSVRFPITTPRPRCGGLPDPGVRSFGFPRPQQATYGTYCYAEK comes from the exons ATGCCAGGTCGGCTCACCCTCCCCAcactctgcctcttccttctcccctgggCCTGCACTGTCTTCCACAGAGCCCAGGGAGACCCAG CATCCCACCCGGGCCCCCACTACCTCCTGCCCCCCATCCACGAGGTCATTCACTCTCATCGTGGGGCTACGGCCACGCTGCCCTGCGTCCTGGGCACCTCGCCTCCCAGCTACAAGGTGCGCTGGAGCAAGGTGGAGCCGGGGGAGCTCCGGGAAACGCTGATCCTTATCACCAACGGCCTGCAAGCCCGGGGCTACGGGCCCCTGGGAGGACGCGCCAGGATGCGGAGGGGGCATCGCCTAGACGCCTCCCTGGTCATCGCGGACGTGCGCCTGGAGGATGAGGGCCGGTACCGCTGCGAGCTCATCAACGGCATCGAGGACGAGAGCGTGGCGCTGACCCTGCGCCTGGAGG GTGTGGTGTTTCCGTACCAACCCAGCCGGGGCCGGTACCAGTTCAACTACTACGAGGCGAAGCAGGCGTGCGAGGAGCAGGACGGACGCCTGGCCACTTCCGCCCAGCTGTACCAGG CGTGGACCGAGGGTCTGGACTGGTGTAACGCCGGCTGGCTGCTCGAGGGCTCGGTGCGCTACCCCGTGCTCACCGCGCGCGCTCCGTGCGGCGGCCGAGGTCGGCCCGGCATCCGCAGCTACGGGCCCCGCGACAGGAAGCGCGACCGCTACGACGCCTTCTGCTTCACCTCGGCGCTGGCGG GCCAAGTGTTCTTCGTGCCGGGGCGGCTGACTCTGTCTGAAGCCCACGCGGCgtgcgggcggcgcggggccgtGGTGGCCAAGGTCGGGCACCTCTACGCCGCCTGGAAGTTCTCGGGGCTGGACCAGTGCGACGGCGGCTGGCTGGCGGACGGCAGCGTGCGCTTCCCCATCACCACACCGCGGCCGCGCTGTGGCGGCCTCCCCGATCCCGGGGTGCGCAGCTTCGGCTTCCCCAGACCCCAGCAGGCGACCTACGGGACCTACTGCTACGCCGAGAAGTAG
- the HAPLN2 gene encoding hyaluronan and proteoglycan link protein 2 isoform X2 codes for MPGRLTLPTLCLFLLPWACTVFHRAQGDPARGYGPLGGRARMRRGHRLDASLVIADVRLEDEGRYRCELINGIEDESVALTLRLEGVVFPYQPSRGRYQFNYYEAKQACEEQDGRLATSAQLYQAWTEGLDWCNAGWLLEGSVRYPVLTARAPCGGRGRPGIRSYGPRDRKRDRYDAFCFTSALAGQVFFVPGRLTLSEAHAACGRRGAVVAKVGHLYAAWKFSGLDQCDGGWLADGSVRFPITTPRPRCGGLPDPGVRSFGFPRPQQATYGTYCYAEK; via the exons ATGCCAGGTCGGCTCACCCTCCCCAcactctgcctcttccttctcccctgggCCTGCACTGTCTTCCACAGAGCCCAGGGAGACCCAG CCCGGGGCTACGGGCCCCTGGGAGGACGCGCCAGGATGCGGAGGGGGCATCGCCTAGACGCCTCCCTGGTCATCGCGGACGTGCGCCTGGAGGATGAGGGCCGGTACCGCTGCGAGCTCATCAACGGCATCGAGGACGAGAGCGTGGCGCTGACCCTGCGCCTGGAGG GTGTGGTGTTTCCGTACCAACCCAGCCGGGGCCGGTACCAGTTCAACTACTACGAGGCGAAGCAGGCGTGCGAGGAGCAGGACGGACGCCTGGCCACTTCCGCCCAGCTGTACCAGG CGTGGACCGAGGGTCTGGACTGGTGTAACGCCGGCTGGCTGCTCGAGGGCTCGGTGCGCTACCCCGTGCTCACCGCGCGCGCTCCGTGCGGCGGCCGAGGTCGGCCCGGCATCCGCAGCTACGGGCCCCGCGACAGGAAGCGCGACCGCTACGACGCCTTCTGCTTCACCTCGGCGCTGGCGG GCCAAGTGTTCTTCGTGCCGGGGCGGCTGACTCTGTCTGAAGCCCACGCGGCgtgcgggcggcgcggggccgtGGTGGCCAAGGTCGGGCACCTCTACGCCGCCTGGAAGTTCTCGGGGCTGGACCAGTGCGACGGCGGCTGGCTGGCGGACGGCAGCGTGCGCTTCCCCATCACCACACCGCGGCCGCGCTGTGGCGGCCTCCCCGATCCCGGGGTGCGCAGCTTCGGCTTCCCCAGACCCCAGCAGGCGACCTACGGGACCTACTGCTACGCCGAGAAGTAG
- the BCAN gene encoding brevican core protein has translation MAPLLLPLLAALALAQLPAALADVLEGDSSEDRAFRVRIAGNAPLQGVLGGALTIPCHVHYLRPPPSRRAVLGSPRVKWTFLSGGREAEVLVARGVRVKVNEAYRFRVALPAYPASLTDVSLALSELRPNDSGIYRCEVQHGIDDSSDAVEVKVKGVVFLYREGSARYAFSFTVAQEACTRIGARIATPEQLYAAYLGGYEQCDAGWLSDQTVRYPIQTPREACYGDMDGFPGVRNYGVVDPNDLYDVYCYAEDLNGELFLGAPPDKLTLEEARTYCQERGAEIATTGQLYAAWDGGLDRCSPGWLADGSVRYPIVTPSQRCGGGLPGVKTLFLFPNQTGFPNKHSRFNVYCFRDSARPSALPEASNPASDLASDGLEAIVTVTETLEELQLPQEAVESESRGAIYSIPIMEDGGGGSSTPEDPAEAPRTLLEFETQSIVPPTGSSEEEGEALEEEEKYEDEEEKEEDEEEEDTEDEDLWAWPSQFSSPGPESSFPTEPAQDELPSQESPLAKAVLQPGASPLPDGESEAPRPPRVHGPPTETLPTPREKNLTSPPPSTPAGAREVGEETGGPELSGVPRGESEETGSSEDAPSLLPATQAPEGTRELETPSEDNSGRAAPPGTSVQAQPVLPTDSASRGGVAVAPSSGDCVPSPCHNGGTCLEEEEGVRCLCLPGYGGDLCDVGLSFCSPGWDSFQGACYKHFSTRRSWEEAETQCRMYGAHLASISTPEEQDFINNQYREYQWIGLNDRTIEGDFLWSDGVPLLYENWNPGQPDSYFLSGENCVVMVWHDQGQWSDVPCNYHLSYTCKMGLVSCGPPPELPLAQVFGRPRLRYEVDTVLRYRCREGLAQRNLPLIRCQENGDWEPPQISCVPRRPARALHPVKAPEGRQGRLLGKALLTPPSIPAPGPQGARP, from the exons ATGGCCccactcctcctgcccctgctggcagccctggctctggcccagctccctgcagccttagCTGATGTCCTGGAAGGTGACAGCTCAG AGGACCGCGCCTTCCGCGTGCGCATCGCGGGCAACGCGCCGCTGCAGGGCGTGCTCGGCGGCGCCCTCACCATCCCGTGCCACGTACACTACCTGCGGCCGCCGCCCAGCCGCCGCGCGGTGCTGGGCTCTCCGCGGGTCAAGTGGACCTTCCTGTCCGGGGGCCGTGAGGCGGAGGTGCTAGTGGCCCGAGGAGTGCGCGTGAAGGTCAACGAGGCGTACCGGTTCCGCGTGGCACTGCCTGCCTATCCCGCGTCGCTCACCGATGTCTCCTTGGCGCTGAGCGAGCTGCGGCCCAATGATTCAGGCATCTACCGCTGCGAGGTCCAGCATGGCATCGATGACAGCAGTGACGCTGTGGAGGTCAAGGTCAAAG GGGTCGTCTTTCTCTACCGAGAGGGCTCTGCCCGCTACGCTTTCTCCTTTACCGTGGCCCAGGAGGCCTGCACCCGCATCGGAGCCCGCATTGCCACCCCGGAGCAGCTCTATGCCGCCTACCTTGGGGGCTATGAGCAATGTGATGCCGGCTGGCTGTCGGACCAGACTGTGAg GTATCCCATCCAGACCCCGCGAGAGGCCTGTTACGGAGACATGGATGGCTTCCCTGGGGTCCGGAACTATGGAGTGGTGGACCCGAATGACCTCTATGATGTCTACTGTTATGCTGAAGACCTAAATG GGGAGCTGTTCCTAGGTGCCCCTCCAGATAAGCTGACGCTGGAGGAAGCACGAACATACTGCCAGGAGCGGGGTGCAGAGATTGCCACCACGGGCCAACTGTATGCAGCCTGGGACGGTGGCCTGGACCGCTGTAGCCCGGGCTGGCTGGCCGATGGCAGCGTGCGCTACCCGATCGTCACACCCAGCCAGCGCTGTGGTGGGGGCCTGCCTGGTGTCAAgactctcttcctcttccccaacCAGACGGGCTTCCCCAACAAGCACAGCCGCTTCAACGTCTACTGCTTCCGAG ACTCTGCTcggccctctgccctccctgaggCCTCCAACCCAGCTTCTGACCTGGCCTCTGATGGACTAGAGGCCATCGTCACAGTAACAGAGACCCTGGAGGAACTGCAGCTGCCTCAGGAAGCTGTGGAGAGCGAGTCCCGTGGCGCCATCTACTCTATTCCCATCatggaggatggaggaggtgGAAGCTCCACTCCAGAAGACCCGGCAGAGGCCCCTAGAACCCTCCTAG AATTTGAAACCCAATCCATTGTACCACCCACGGGGTCCTCAGAAGAGGAAGGCGAGGCactggaggaagaagagaagtatgaggatgaagaagagaaagaggaggatgaagaagaggaggacacagaggatgAGGACCTGTGGGCATGGCCCAGCCAGTTCAGCAGCCCAGGCCCTGAGTCTTCTTTCCCTACGGAACCAGCCCAGGACGAGCTGCCCTCCCAGGAATCCCCGCTGGCAAAAGCAGTCCTGCAGCCTGGAGCATCACCACTTCCTGATGGAGAGTCAGAAGCTCCCCGGCCTCCAAGGGTCCATGGACCACCTACTGAGACCCTGCCCACTCCCAGGGAGAAGAACCTAACATCCCCACCACCTTCCACACCAGCTGGGGCAAGAGAGGTGGGGGAGGAAACTGGTGGTCCTGAGCTATCTGGGGTCCCTCGAGGAGAGAGTGAGGAGACAGGGAGCTCGGAGGATGCCCCTTCCCTGCTTCCAGCCACACAGGCCCCTGAGGGTACCAGGGAGCTGGAGACCCCCTCCGAAGACAATTCTGGAAGAGCTGCCCCACCAGGGACCTCAGTGCAGGCCCAGCCAGTGCTGCCCACTGACAGCGCCAGCCGAGGTGGAGTGGCCGTGGCCCCCTCATCAG GTGactgtgtccccagcccctgccacaaTGGTGGGACAtgcttggaggaggaggagggggtccGCTGCCTATGTTTGCCTGGCTATGGGGGGGACCTGTGCGATGTTG gcctgAGCTTCTGTAGCCCTGGCTGGGACTCCTTCCAGGGCGCCTGCTACAAGCACTTTTCTACACgaaggagctgggaggaggcagagacccAGTGCCGGATGTACGGCGCGCATCTGGCCAGCATCAGCACGCCGGAGGAGCAGGACTTCATCAACA ATCAATACCGGGAGTACCAGTGGATCGGGCTCAATGACCGGACCATCGAAGGTGACTTCCTGTGGTCGGATGGCGTCCCCCTG CTCTATGAAAACTGGAACCCTGGGCAGCCTGACAGCTACTTCCTGTCTGGAGAGAACTGCGTGGTCATGGTGTGGCATGATCAGGGACAATGGAGTGATGTGCCCTGCAACTACCACCTGTCCTACACCTGCAAGATGGGGCTGG TGTCCTGTGGGCCCCCGCCAGAGCTGCCCCTGGCTCAAGTGTTTGGCCGCCCACGTCTGCGCTATGAGGTGGACACAGTGCTTCGCTACCGATGCCGGGAGGGACTGGCCCAACGAAACCTGCCTCTGATCCGCTGCCAGGAGAATGGTGACTGGGAGCCTCCCCAGATCTCCTGCGTGCCCCGAAGGCCT GCCCGAGCTCTGCACCCAGTGAAGGCCCCAGAAGGACGTCAGGGAAGGCTACTGGGGAAGGCGCTGTTGACCCCTCCTTCCATCCCCGCTCCAGGTCCCCAGGGAGCAAGGCCTTGA